The Aminithiophilus ramosus genome contains a region encoding:
- a CDS encoding bifunctional 3'-5' exonuclease/DNA polymerase, with protein sequence MRPFRHVADVETLSLVLDELRLSPVLALDLETTGLDPHLHRPRLLQIADGRGPVAVCDLQALGAGGRRSLNELLTGTAVKAFHNGKFDLKFLLSLGLKPRGPFFDTMLASQLLDGGLGERRHSLEALARDHLGLELDKELQLSDWSGPLSRRQLEYAARDADVTFRLRRALIPLLIREGLVEAAKVEFDCLPAVAEMEYAGMGLDRTAWAELEASARKAMEVEELRLLSLLGDGAQLCLFDGVCDRTNLDSQKQVLEALRRRGLPLSGTSRRDLLPLAADPAVAALLDYRRQAKLVQAFGSSLLRYLHPRTERVHPDYRQIGAATGRFACRNPNLQQIPRDERFRRCFTAPPGRLLFSADYSQIELRVVAQVTRDATMTGAFRRGWDLHRLTASLMTGRDLSEVSPQDRQAAKAVNFGLVFAMGAARLAEYAGQTFGVALSEEEARLFRERFFRHYGAVARWHESFRFDDSLETRTLCGRLRRFRERPRLTERCNAIVQGTAADILKKALAELPPALEGTGAVIVGSVHDEILVEGALSRAEEIVAKIGAVMEKAGTGWMKEVPTPVSISLGRSWGKAPPS encoded by the coding sequence GTGAGGCCTTTTCGCCATGTCGCCGACGTAGAGACGCTGAGCCTGGTGCTGGACGAACTTCGCCTCTCCCCCGTCCTGGCCCTCGACCTGGAGACGACGGGCCTCGACCCCCATCTTCACCGGCCGAGACTGCTCCAGATCGCCGACGGAAGAGGGCCCGTCGCGGTTTGCGACCTTCAGGCCCTGGGGGCCGGCGGGAGGCGCTCTCTGAACGAGCTCCTGACGGGAACGGCCGTCAAGGCCTTTCACAACGGCAAGTTCGACCTCAAGTTCCTCCTCTCTCTGGGCCTCAAGCCGAGAGGCCCCTTTTTCGATACGATGCTGGCCTCTCAGCTTCTCGACGGAGGGCTGGGCGAGCGCCGTCACTCCCTGGAGGCCCTGGCCCGCGATCACCTGGGACTGGAGTTGGACAAGGAACTCCAACTCTCCGATTGGAGCGGGCCTCTCTCGCGGCGCCAGCTGGAGTACGCGGCCCGAGACGCCGATGTGACCTTCCGTCTCCGCCGGGCCCTTATCCCCCTCCTGATTCGGGAGGGGCTCGTCGAGGCGGCGAAGGTGGAATTCGACTGCCTGCCCGCCGTGGCCGAAATGGAGTACGCGGGGATGGGCCTCGACCGCACGGCCTGGGCCGAGCTGGAGGCCTCGGCCCGAAAGGCCATGGAGGTCGAGGAGCTGCGCCTTCTCTCCCTCCTCGGCGACGGGGCCCAGCTCTGTCTGTTCGACGGCGTCTGCGACAGGACCAATCTGGACAGTCAGAAGCAGGTCCTGGAGGCCCTGCGCCGCCGGGGTCTGCCTCTGTCGGGGACGTCACGGCGCGATCTTTTGCCCCTTGCGGCCGATCCGGCCGTGGCGGCCCTGCTGGATTACAGACGGCAGGCCAAACTGGTTCAGGCCTTCGGAAGCTCTCTCCTCCGCTATCTCCATCCCCGGACGGAAAGAGTCCATCCCGACTACCGTCAGATCGGCGCGGCGACGGGACGTTTCGCCTGCCGCAACCCCAATCTGCAGCAGATCCCCAGGGACGAGCGGTTCCGTCGCTGCTTCACGGCGCCTCCCGGCCGCCTTCTTTTCAGCGCCGACTACTCCCAGATCGAACTTCGCGTCGTCGCCCAGGTGACGCGGGACGCGACGATGACGGGGGCCTTCCGCCGGGGATGGGACCTCCACCGTCTGACGGCCTCGCTCATGACGGGACGGGATCTCTCGGAGGTCTCCCCTCAGGACCGCCAGGCCGCCAAAGCCGTCAACTTCGGCCTCGTCTTCGCCATGGGGGCCGCCCGTCTGGCCGAATATGCCGGTCAGACCTTCGGCGTGGCTCTCTCCGAGGAGGAGGCCCGCCTCTTTCGGGAGCGTTTCTTCCGCCACTACGGCGCCGTCGCCCGATGGCACGAATCCTTCCGCTTCGACGACTCCCTGGAGACGCGGACCCTCTGCGGCCGTCTCAGACGCTTCCGGGAGCGGCCGCGCCTGACGGAGCGATGCAACGCCATCGTCCAGGGAACGGCGGCCGACATCCTCAAAAAGGCCCTGGCGGAACTGCCCCCTGCCCTGGAGGGGACGGGCGCCGTCATCGTCGGTTCCGTTCACGACGAAATCCTCGTCGAGGGAGCCCTCTCCCGAGCCGAGGAGATCGTCGCCAAGATCGGCGCCGTCATGGAAAAAGCCGGGACGGGCTGGATGAAAGAGGTTCCCACGCCCGTTTCGATCTCCCTCGGCAGGAGCTGGGGAAAGGCTCCACCCTCCTGA
- the sdaAB gene encoding L-serine ammonia-lyase, iron-sulfur-dependent subunit beta, producing the protein MSLLEVIGPVMVGPSSSHTAGAVRLAWLARQCWGETPRAVDLFLRGSFAATYWGHGTDRALAAGLLGLSPDDPSIPRALDRARDEGVSLRFRAEEVDGAHPNSVRFLFSGSGRSMEVVGASLGGGAVQIQAIDGFHLELSGELDCLVTFHRDLPGVVASVAGELARLGVNIAAMSLHRGGRGGRAAMVIELDETIDEPIVDDIRSVHAGLERVFLIPASGGRS; encoded by the coding sequence ATGTCCCTTTTGGAGGTTATCGGACCGGTGATGGTCGGTCCTTCTTCGAGCCACACGGCCGGGGCCGTCCGTCTCGCATGGCTGGCCCGCCAGTGCTGGGGCGAGACGCCCCGGGCCGTCGATCTCTTCCTTCGCGGCAGTTTCGCCGCCACCTACTGGGGCCACGGCACCGATCGGGCCTTGGCCGCCGGTCTCCTCGGCCTGTCTCCCGATGACCCCTCCATTCCGCGGGCTCTCGACCGGGCCCGTGACGAAGGGGTCTCCCTGCGTTTTCGGGCCGAGGAGGTCGACGGTGCCCATCCCAATTCGGTGCGCTTCCTCTTCTCCGGTTCGGGGCGGTCCATGGAGGTCGTCGGCGCCTCTCTCGGCGGCGGTGCCGTCCAGATTCAGGCCATAGACGGCTTCCACCTCGAACTTTCGGGAGAGCTGGACTGCCTCGTCACCTTCCATCGCGATCTGCCCGGCGTCGTCGCCTCCGTGGCTGGCGAGCTGGCCCGGCTGGGCGTCAACATCGCCGCCATGAGCCTCCATCGGGGCGGGCGGGGGGGAAGGGCGGCCATGGTCATCGAATTGGACGAGACGATCGACGAGCCCATCGTCGACGACATCCGCTCCGTCCACGCCGGACTGGAGCGGGTTTTCCTCATTCCGGCCTCGGGAGGGCGGTCATGA
- a CDS encoding NAD(P)H-dependent glycerol-3-phosphate dehydrogenase, with amino-acid sequence MTTITVFGGGSWGTALAHLLASEGRDVLLWCRSAEQARAITLTGRNPKHLKTVDLAPKLLSTANLSDAADFSPNWISAVPAQAFRSLMERLAPFRQEGLRICNVAKGIEIASGFRLSEVAAQVIPDGDYALLSGPSHAEEVAAGQPAAVVVAAVDEATARHWQELVMTPAFRVYTSTDVVGVEIGGAVKNVIAVGAGIARAMGLGDNATAALVTRGLAEIMRLGARLGANPLTLAGLTGAGDLMVTCFSGLSRNYRLGLEIGRGKSLQEASDALGEVAEGAFTVRALVEHALKLDVDIPLSMAVYGALYRGTPPAELLEALLVRSPKPEMPPLFWRE; translated from the coding sequence ATGACGACGATCACCGTTTTCGGCGGCGGCAGTTGGGGCACGGCGCTGGCTCATCTTCTCGCATCGGAGGGACGGGACGTGCTCCTCTGGTGTCGCTCGGCCGAACAGGCCCGGGCCATCACCCTTACGGGACGCAATCCGAAACACCTCAAAACCGTCGATCTCGCCCCGAAACTTCTTTCGACGGCCAATCTGAGCGACGCCGCAGACTTTTCCCCCAACTGGATCTCGGCCGTTCCCGCCCAGGCCTTCCGCTCCCTGATGGAGCGGCTGGCCCCCTTCCGCCAGGAGGGACTTCGGATCTGCAACGTCGCCAAGGGCATCGAGATCGCCTCGGGGTTCCGCCTCAGCGAGGTGGCGGCCCAGGTCATCCCCGACGGCGACTATGCCCTTCTTTCCGGGCCCAGCCATGCCGAGGAGGTCGCCGCCGGCCAGCCGGCCGCCGTCGTCGTCGCCGCCGTCGACGAGGCGACGGCGCGCCATTGGCAGGAGCTCGTCATGACGCCGGCCTTTCGGGTCTACACGTCGACGGACGTCGTCGGCGTCGAGATCGGCGGCGCCGTCAAGAACGTCATCGCCGTCGGGGCCGGAATCGCCCGGGCCATGGGCCTGGGCGACAACGCCACGGCCGCCCTCGTGACGCGGGGGCTGGCCGAGATCATGCGTCTCGGCGCCCGGCTCGGCGCCAACCCCCTCACCCTGGCGGGCCTGACGGGAGCGGGCGATCTCATGGTGACCTGTTTCAGCGGTCTCTCCCGCAACTACCGCCTCGGTCTCGAGATCGGACGGGGCAAAAGCCTCCAGGAGGCCTCCGACGCCCTCGGGGAGGTGGCCGAGGGAGCCTTCACCGTACGGGCCCTCGTCGAGCACGCCCTCAAGCTCGACGTCGATATCCCCCTCTCCATGGCCGTCTACGGCGCCCTCTACAGGGGGACCCCCCCGGCGGAACTTCTCGAGGCTCTCCTCGTCCGCTCTCCCAAGCCGGAGATGCCCCCCCTCTTCTGGCGGGAGTGA
- a CDS encoding tRNA nucleotidyltransferase/poly(A) polymerase family protein has translation MDDVIPSALDLARHLEGELGPTVLVGGAPRDLLLGRSCRDVDLAVSAPLQALVEARPGTRLVGRPPRQSALLPWRGRRFEIVSLQGLSLEEELARRDLTVNALALTTGGRFVDVCGGGQDLALGRLRFNGSARERLSEDPLRALRIFRFAATLPAFSVDRASFEAASAVDLASTAPDRLGGELLRAASGDLPLFLEHLGRSGLLERAYPVLSPLAGDIGEKTIRRLKRLGPLSSDVAFRLAALLLDIPRDRALAEALVSWRWPREIAATVRRLLADGAPRPGEPLFAGRHLRWRPRERQGLFLLARAGLDGDAEGRRWFEERKRALAAELSDGGKRLFDGLDVMAVLALPPGRAVGQVLDDLDDARAGGAIATRAEALAWLEARKRRGDVP, from the coding sequence ATGGACGACGTCATCCCCTCCGCTTTGGACCTGGCCCGCCATCTCGAAGGAGAACTGGGACCGACGGTCCTCGTCGGAGGGGCCCCGAGAGACCTCCTTCTGGGCCGCTCCTGTCGTGACGTCGACCTGGCCGTGAGCGCCCCCCTCCAGGCCCTCGTCGAGGCGCGGCCCGGCACGCGTCTCGTGGGGCGGCCTCCCCGCCAGTCGGCCCTTCTCCCCTGGAGGGGACGGCGCTTCGAGATCGTCAGCCTTCAGGGCCTTTCCCTCGAAGAGGAGCTCGCCCGGAGGGACCTGACCGTCAACGCCCTGGCCCTGACGACGGGGGGGCGTTTCGTCGATGTCTGCGGCGGCGGACAGGACCTCGCCCTGGGACGTCTCCGCTTCAACGGTTCGGCCCGGGAGCGACTCTCCGAAGATCCCCTCCGGGCTCTGAGGATCTTCCGCTTCGCCGCCACGCTGCCGGCCTTTTCCGTCGACAGAGCCTCTTTCGAGGCCGCCTCGGCGGTTGATCTCGCCTCGACGGCTCCCGACCGGCTCGGCGGAGAGCTCCTCCGGGCCGCTTCGGGAGACCTCCCCCTCTTCCTCGAACACCTCGGCCGGAGCGGCCTGCTGGAGCGGGCCTACCCCGTCCTCTCCCCCCTCGCGGGGGACATCGGGGAAAAGACGATTCGGCGCCTGAAGCGGCTCGGCCCTCTTTCGAGCGATGTCGCCTTCCGCCTTGCCGCTCTCCTTCTGGACATCCCTCGCGACAGAGCCCTCGCCGAGGCCCTGGTCTCCTGGCGATGGCCCCGCGAAATCGCGGCGACGGTCCGGAGGCTGCTGGCCGACGGAGCCCCGAGGCCAGGCGAGCCCCTCTTCGCCGGGCGCCATCTCCGATGGCGTCCGAGGGAACGGCAGGGGCTCTTCCTTCTGGCCCGGGCCGGCCTCGACGGCGACGCCGAGGGGCGACGATGGTTCGAGGAACGGAAGAGGGCCCTCGCGGCGGAGCTGAGCGACGGCGGGAAAAGGCTCTTCGACGGCCTCGACGTCATGGCGGTTCTGGCCCTCCCTCCGGGAAGAGCCGTCGGTCAGGTCCTCGACGACCTGGACGACGCCCGGGCCGGAGGCGCCATCGCCACACGAGCCGAGGCTCTCGCCTGGCTCGAGGCGAGGAAGAGAAGGGGAGACGTTCCGTGA
- a CDS encoding ABC transporter permease has translation MVPFVEILRIALRALRANKLRSALTMLGIVIGVAAVIAMFAVGNGANRQIEERIAAMGSHLLLVFPGAVTSSGRSFGSGTASPLTLDDARAIAAELPSVAAVAPRLNGVAQLVFGNANWSTSVQGTSPEMLSIRAWDLERGRNLTESDLRSSAKVCLLGQTVARQLFGGLDPIDQVIRINKVPMRVVGLLATKGSSAQGSDQDDTVFVPVTTAQKRLFGSSTPGRVQSIFVQASSAEALVSAEREVTALLAQRRRIRPGQENDFSVRNLSEIMDAARESTQVMSLLLASIASVSLLVGGIGIMNIMLVSVTERTREIGIRMALGARTADVLVQFLMEALIMSLLGGAMGIALGGGGAFLISRFAGWVTVISSFSVGLAFGFSAFIGVFFGFYPAWKASRLSPIEALRYE, from the coding sequence ATGGTACCGTTCGTGGAGATCCTGCGCATCGCCCTCAGGGCACTGAGGGCCAATAAGTTGCGTTCGGCCCTGACCATGTTGGGCATCGTCATCGGCGTCGCCGCCGTCATCGCCATGTTCGCCGTCGGCAATGGCGCCAATCGCCAGATCGAAGAGCGCATCGCCGCCATGGGGAGCCATCTTCTCCTCGTCTTTCCCGGAGCCGTCACCAGCAGCGGCCGCTCCTTCGGCTCCGGAACGGCCTCTCCCCTCACCCTCGACGACGCCCGGGCCATCGCGGCCGAGCTCCCCTCCGTCGCCGCCGTGGCACCCCGTCTCAACGGAGTGGCCCAACTCGTCTTCGGCAACGCCAACTGGTCCACCTCCGTGCAGGGGACGTCGCCGGAAATGCTCTCCATCCGGGCCTGGGATCTGGAGCGGGGACGGAACCTGACGGAATCGGACCTGCGCAGCTCGGCCAAGGTCTGCCTTCTGGGGCAGACGGTGGCCCGCCAGCTTTTCGGCGGTCTCGACCCCATCGACCAGGTGATTCGCATCAATAAGGTCCCCATGCGGGTCGTCGGTCTCCTGGCCACCAAGGGAAGTTCGGCCCAGGGCAGCGATCAGGACGACACGGTCTTCGTTCCCGTGACGACGGCCCAGAAGCGTCTCTTCGGGAGCTCCACGCCGGGACGGGTCCAGTCCATTTTCGTTCAGGCCTCTTCGGCCGAGGCCCTCGTCTCGGCCGAACGGGAGGTGACGGCCCTTCTGGCCCAGCGCCGCCGCATCCGCCCCGGCCAGGAGAACGATTTTTCCGTCCGCAATCTCTCGGAGATCATGGACGCCGCCCGGGAATCGACGCAGGTCATGTCCCTCCTGCTGGCCTCCATCGCCTCCGTCTCCCTCCTCGTGGGGGGCATCGGGATCATGAACATCATGCTCGTCTCCGTCACGGAACGGACGCGGGAGATCGGCATCCGCATGGCCCTCGGCGCCAGGACGGCCGATGTCCTCGTCCAGTTCCTCATGGAGGCCCTCATCATGTCCCTTCTGGGTGGGGCGATGGGGATCGCCCTGGGCGGCGGCGGGGCCTTCCTGATCTCGCGCTTCGCAGGCTGGGTGACGGTCATCTCCTCCTTCTCCGTCGGGCTGGCCTTCGGTTTTTCGGCCTTCATCGGCGTCTTCTTCGGCTTCTATCCCGCCTGGAAGGCCTCCCGGCTGAGCCCCATCGAGGCTCTGCGCTACGAGTGA
- a CDS encoding DUF362 domain-containing protein — protein MSKAVVDKDSCVGCEACVGSCPVSAISMDEGKAHVDADSCVECGACVSVCPVSAISQD, from the coding sequence ATGTCTAAAGCCGTTGTCGATAAGGATAGCTGCGTCGGTTGCGAAGCGTGCGTGGGAAGCTGCCCTGTCAGCGCCATCTCCATGGATGAGGGCAAGGCCCACGTCGACGCCGACAGCTGCGTCGAGTGCGGTGCTTGCGTTTCCGTCTGCCCCGTCAGCGCCATCAGCCAGGATTAA